Proteins from a single region of Salvia miltiorrhiza cultivar Shanhuang (shh) unplaced genomic scaffold, IMPLAD_Smil_shh original_scaffold_305, whole genome shotgun sequence:
- the LOC131004026 gene encoding uncharacterized protein LOC131004026 has protein sequence MSINTITSSASRSCNSYFNNGATFHKINTLSHIKLLKKSDELPPLSFNFNTKYEISRVTPISASSPSSSSSSSSPSPSSSSPWKKWLWGLLLTVILPAAGHKGGLLIGLKGKIDQAIETVEHVAEVVEEMAEEAEKIVEEVEEKLPGDSKIKKTLESFENLAKIAVKEAKRAEDIIHKVKDVEEEIEGVLMKGGKDEDEK, from the exons ATGTCCATTAATACAATCACAAGTTCTGCATCAAGAAGCTGCAACAGCTACTTCAACAATGGAGCAACCTTCCACAAAATTAACACACTCTCACACATCAAACTGTTGAAAAAGAGTGATGAACTACCTCCACTTTCCTTCAACTTCAACACCAAATACGAAATTTCACG AGTTACTCCTATCTCAGCATCTTCGCCAtcgtcttcctcttcttcttcttcgccgAGCCCTTCTTCCTCCTCTCCGTg GAAAAAATGGCTATGGGGACTTCTACTAACCGTGATCCTGCCTGCAGCTGGTCACAAGGGAGGGCTTCTAATAGGCCTCAaag GCAAGATCGATCAAGCCATAGAAACGGTGGAGCACGTGGCggaggtggtggaggagatGGCGGAGGAGGCGGAGAAGATCGTGGAGGAGGTGGAGGAAAAGCTCCCCGGCGACTCCAAGATCAAGAAAACACTCGAATCATTTGAAAATCTTGCTAAAATTGCTGTTAAGGAAGCCAAGAGAGCTGAAGACATTATTCACAAG GTAAAAGATGTGGAGGAAGAGATAGAGGGGGTGCTTATGAAAGGTGGTAAAGATGAAGACGAAAAATAG
- the LOC131004027 gene encoding uncharacterized protein C227.17c: MNSENEDAPPKKRLSCTKYFDALYFCYSPFYQLQQYYRIGNLDTCTAKWGALYDCLCLKTKRASEVERILEEREKARPHIWTFRTRKEAERFWNKHYGHLYDKP, from the exons ATGAACTCAGAAAATGAAGATGCCCCGCCGAAGAAGCGACTATCGTGCACCAAGTATTTTGATGCGCTGTATTTTTGCTATT CCCCTTTTTATCAGTTGCAACAATATTACCGGATTGGTAATCTTGACACTTGTACTGCAAAATGGGGTGCTCTCTATGATTGCTTGTGTCTCAAGACCAAAAGAGCTTCTGAAGTTGAG AGGATATTAGAAGAACGCGAGAAAGCCCGGCCTCATATATGGACTTTTCGGACCCGAAAAGAAGCGGAACGCTTTTGGAACAAGCACTACGGGCATCTGTATGACAAGCCATAG